Within Prunus dulcis unplaced genomic scaffold, ALMONDv2, whole genome shotgun sequence, the genomic segment GGACAATCCAGACAAGTGGTGTATCTATAGGGTTCCCAGCAAACTCCGCAGAGTAAATGAAGCAGCATACACTCCTCAATTACTATCAATAGGCCCTTTCCACCATGGCAAACCAGAACTCAAGGACATGGAGACCCATAAAAAGATATATTATGAGAATTTTCTTGCACGTTTTAACAAGAATGACGATGAACTAAAGCAATTCATCAAGACTCGCCAAGAAAATATTCTTCGTTGTTACGCAGGGACCATTGAGCTTGACAAAGACTTTGAAGACATAATTGTGGTTGATGCGTGCTTCATCATTGAGCTATTTTTAATGAACTTTTGCGAACCagaaaatcatgaaaatgATTATATATTGAGATCACCATGGCTGAGGAAAGCTGTAGAGCAGGACTTGATACTGTTTGAAAATCAGCTTCCTTATTCTCTTCTTCAAGAACTATATCAGGACTTTGCTGTGCCTGCCTCTTCCAATTTCCAACCATGTAAAGAAGTACAAGAACATGCTAATAGACATAGCAATACCAATCATTACCCGCAGTACTGCTCGCCTTGCTGCCAGCATTGCTTTCCTTGCTGCTGGTGGATTCCTTCCAAGCATCAGTCCATCGTCCAAGTCGAACCTGCTAATGATGATCCCCTGCTTAAGCTTACCTGTGAGTTCTTCAAAGATTATAGTAAGGGAAAATCCGTCAAGAATGGAGTAAGACCGAAACATTTCACTGATTTGGTTAGGCATTTTCTATGTCCTGACAAACAAATGGATTTTGAACATAGTATTACtcctataaaaaatatatatgctgCAAGGAAGCTGAGGGCATCAGGGGTGAAATTTAGGCCACTTAAAGATGGCCACTTTATCATAGAAAAAGATGAGGCCACTACATGTAAGTTCAACTTGGCATGTTTTAGAAATATGGACTTGAAGCTTACGCAATTTTGTGTCAAGGATGAGACAGAATGCGTTGTTCGGAACATCATGGCCTTGGAGCAGTTTTTGTACCCAGACAAGCCTTATATCTGCAATTACTTTTTGCTTATGGATCAGCTGGTGGACACTGTGGATGATGTGGATTTGCTGGTTGAGAACAGAGTTATTCTTAACATGCTAGGCAGCAACGAAGCAGTGGCGAAGCTGGTTAATAGACTTTGCGAGCAGATCATGGATGATAAATCCTGCTATTTTGATATCTGTGAACAGCTTAATAAGCACCATGAGAATTTTTGGAACCTTCATGTGGCAACCCTGAAACGAGTTTACTTCAAGGATCTCTGGACTGGCAGTTCAACTGTACTTGGAGTTGTTGTCCTTGTTTTCTCAGTCATTGGAACCATTAAGTCTCTCACGTCGTAAGCTTTATGCTCGTTCAACTCATGATTCTAAATAGACAGAATGTTAATTTCAGTCATTACTTCAAGTGATGAACTGAACAAATAAGTTGGCTAGTGTTATAGATTTAACATAAAGTTCGAGTTACGAATTAGTTCTGTTATTGTTGTTAAAGACTGCAGAGCAGCTCTTGTGAATTCATTGTAATGAACATAATTTCCATTTagaattaaataaagaaagagtTATGCTC encodes:
- the LOC117613003 gene encoding UPF0481 protein At3g47200-like → MMVDENSDDKSPEHEAVRPPSFKCLGLSGRRNVCRSAAFKRTASQDYCSRRRKTKSEITEKTENEDERRVRVLDNPDKWCIYRVPSKLRRVNEAAYTPQLLSIGPFHHGKPELKDMETHKKIYYENFLARFNKNDDELKQFIKTRQENILRCYAGTIELDKDFEDIIVVDACFIIELFLMNFCEPENHENDYILRSPWLRKAVEQDLILFENQLPYSLLQELYQDFAVPASSNFQPCKEVQEHANRHSNTNHYPQYCSPCCQHCFPCCWWIPSKHQSIVQVEPANDDPLLKLTCEFFKDYSKGKSVKNGVRPKHFTDLVRHFLCPDKQMDFEHSITPIKNIYAARKLRASGVKFRPLKDGHFIIEKDEATTCKFNLACFRNMDLKLTQFCVKDETECVVRNIMALEQFLYPDKPYICNYFLLMDQLVDTVDDVDLLVENRVILNMLGSNEAVAKLVNRLCEQIMDDKSCYFDICEQLNKHHENFWNLHVATLKRVYFKDLWTGSSTVLGVVVLVFSVIGTIKSLTS